The segment TGCTCATAATAATGCTGCCAGTGTTTGTTGCGGGCTAAGCGGAAACGTTTATAATGGAATTCGCTTAAGCGCTGCCGGACGTGGACGAGGACGAGAACGTGAATTGGGCTGGGGCTGAGGACGAGTGCCAGAACACGGCAAAGTGTCGTCTTGCTAATTTCGCAACGCCCGAGGGGTAAGGGACAGGTAGAGAGAGACGGATGGGTTTCGGAAAACTAAATCAAAAATCACTTTCGTTTCGCTTACAGATGGCTACCGAAATCGGCGATGCGACCGGCGGGACCTGATGCCTCGCACACGGACTGCATCCTGGTGGTGGGCGTCTCCCGTCCAAAGCTGGCCGTCGTGTTCCTCACGGTCATGCTGATCTCGCTGTTCCTAACCTTCCACGTGCTCTACGACAGTGCCGTGTACAACTTCCAAGCCGCTCAGGCAGTGCACGAAAGGCATCGCCTCTCGCTGGCAGCCTCCGCCTCCGCATCAGCCCTGTCCGGATCTTCAGCTGCAAGTGGTTCCTCTTCATCCTCGtccttctcctccttctcATCGTCATCCAATCATTTGCCTGCTTTTGTGAAGCCAGTGCCCAACGCGAATCAGCTTAGCCATCCCATGGTCTTTCCCTCCAGTCGGGTGCACTTTCCCAAAACGAgtcggcgtctgccgcaggtgAGTACCAAATCTCTTGCCTCTGTGTGTCTCTTACTAATTTCTGCCAATGGCATTTGTATGCTCATGTACATTTCATTCGATTTCCGCTTCCGGATGGACCCAGGCCCTCATAATTGGCGTGCGAAAGTGctcttaattttattaaattttataagcCTGGGACTTAACTAAagctagacagggagctgtatTGAGTTGGAGAGACCGGCAGGAAGTTCCGGGTCTCTGCGggacggccgcaaagcattgcttcgcagggaCCATGGTTCCTCCTAGCCACTCTCGTTCCTACGGCGCTCGCACCtacgcagctccttcatggcgCCGGCTGCAAAGTTGCTCCAGGCCGACCA is part of the Drosophila miranda strain MSH22 chromosome Y unlocalized genomic scaffold, D.miranda_PacBio2.1 Contig_Y1_pilon, whole genome shotgun sequence genome and harbors:
- the LOC117189874 gene encoding uncharacterized protein LOC117189874 isoform X3; this encodes MGISRGRATTSTSSCCTIPTTISTTASGVATTHSNTTRDSIRSSTSSSSSRARIHSILIRTRILTCDILWLPKSAMRPAGPDASHTDCILVVGVSRPKLAVVFLTVMLISLFLTFHVLYDSAVYNFQAAQAVHERHRLSLAASASASALSGSSAASGSSSSSSFSSFSSSSNHLPAFVKPVPNANQLSHPMVFPSSRVHFPKTSRRLPQALIIGVRKCS